A genomic region of Candidatus Omnitrophota bacterium contains the following coding sequences:
- the pilM gene encoding type IV pilus assembly protein PilM produces MKNSSRKNKIIHREKIYGVDIGKSGVKIALLFKNQEKNIMLENLTYQDFPIYIDSLKNTTVVQTIREAISKLEVETERIKAVVNLYGTEPVIKFLTLPHMPEDELNKTIRWQAQKHIIYDLEKMIIDYAILNTFEEMGVKKISLVLAATMKETIINQLEILKEANIEPVAIDVDCLAQFYLAREKGILNTTDSVCILDIGAKNAVIQIIDNGIPRFRRECINIGASEINKAIKETLKVSWEDAEKIKREFSLSSLEMENNGEDKVKGIIKKVIEDAIIEIKRSLDYYIDISPQKSVECIFLTGGGALLGHLDLYLKQQLGIKVEKLDPFKDVVFSEKIKDIKYAQNNSLRFVTAMGLALEAIL; encoded by the coding sequence ATGAAAAATTCTTCTCGTAAGAATAAAATCATACATCGGGAAAAAATTTACGGAGTGGATATCGGAAAGAGTGGAGTAAAAATTGCTCTTCTTTTCAAGAATCAAGAAAAAAACATTATGTTAGAGAATTTAACTTACCAAGATTTTCCAATATACATAGATTCTTTGAAAAACACGACCGTCGTCCAAACAATTCGCGAAGCAATAAGCAAACTGGAAGTAGAAACAGAAAGAATAAAAGCGGTAGTCAATCTTTACGGAACAGAACCTGTAATAAAATTTCTCACCCTCCCCCATATGCCTGAAGATGAGCTTAATAAGACTATAAGATGGCAGGCGCAAAAACATATCATATACGATTTAGAAAAAATGATTATAGATTATGCTATATTAAACACGTTTGAGGAAATGGGCGTAAAAAAAATCAGTTTAGTTTTAGCTGCAACAATGAAAGAAACAATAATCAATCAATTAGAGATATTGAAAGAAGCAAATATTGAACCTGTGGCTATAGATGTGGATTGTTTAGCACAGTTTTATTTAGCAAGAGAAAAAGGAATCCTTAATACTACTGATAGCGTATGCATCTTAGATATTGGAGCTAAAAATGCAGTAATACAGATTATAGACAATGGTATTCCACGTTTTAGAAGAGAATGCATAAACATTGGGGCTTCAGAAATCAACAAAGCGATCAAAGAAACTCTTAAAGTCAGTTGGGAAGATGCAGAAAAAATAAAAAGAGAATTTTCTTTAAGTTCTCTAGAAATGGAAAACAATGGAGAAGATAAAGTTAAAGGTATAATAAAGAAGGTTATAGAAGATGCAATAATTGAAATAAAACGTTCATTAGATTATTATATTGATATCTCCCCGCAAAAGAGTGTGGAATGTATATTCCTTACTGGTGGAGGAGCTCTCCTTGGCCATCTCGACCTTTATCTTAAACAACAATTGGGCATTAAAGTAGAGAAACTAGACCCCTTTAAAGATGTGGTATTCTCTGAAAAGATTAAAGATATAAAATACGCACAGAATAATTCATTGCGTTTTGTAACGGCAATGGGCTTAGCTTTGGAGGCGATTTTATAA
- a CDS encoding PilN domain-containing protein, with product MKTKLNLLPKDLIKKERKEQERLNLNQFKIIIVIFILLLSWKSLAFGILLKIKSTTNRKTKEIVKLDQKIATLKMSAEAELKTKEDKLNLLKDQLAIKEEEVKNLEPIRQLISQKEKFVYNLLKAIADYIPEEVWLEEFGFEREENNCFLKGCGLSHNKIAVFLSKINQLPYFKELYLKQSERIFDEKFEKDIVRFEIIGKLNL from the coding sequence ATGAAAACAAAACTGAATCTCTTGCCTAAGGACTTAATAAAGAAAGAAAGAAAAGAACAAGAAAGACTAAATTTAAACCAATTTAAGATTATTATTGTAATTTTCATACTTCTTCTTTCCTGGAAATCACTCGCCTTTGGTATCCTATTGAAGATCAAATCAACCACCAATAGAAAAACAAAAGAAATCGTGAAACTAGACCAAAAAATTGCTACCCTAAAGATGTCTGCAGAGGCTGAGCTAAAAACCAAAGAGGACAAACTAAATCTGTTAAAAGACCAGCTTGCTATTAAAGAAGAGGAGGTTAAGAATTTGGAGCCAATTAGGCAACTCATCTCACAAAAAGAAAAATTTGTTTATAATTTACTGAAAGCAATTGCAGATTATATTCCTGAGGAAGTATGGTTAGAGGAGTTTGGTTTCGAACGAGAAGAAAACAACTGTTTTTTAAAAGGATGTGGATTATCCCATAATAAAATCGCAGTGTTTTTATCCAAAATAAACCAATTGCCCTATTTTAAAGAACTATACCTAAAGCAATCCGAGAGAATATTTGATGAAAAATTTGAAAAGGATATAGTCCGTTTCGAAATAATTGGTAAATTGAATTTATAA
- a CDS encoding type 4a pilus biogenesis protein PilO, with amino-acid sequence MFKININNISRGSGLLKSKREMYLLALFIFIIFLRLFVPGDLKKIKNANLENLAKQEELNRKKTEFFSIESLLKDQQRYEEEYNQISKVSESLDKQIAESKNALVAKEKVAEILNELTSITKSGDIEFILITTAPMVKYEKYDALSIKMKINARYSNLMSYIKSLESLPFLLDIKRLTVSSPKANGFILAETELVMYVSK; translated from the coding sequence ATGTTTAAAATAAACATCAATAATATCAGTAGAGGTAGTGGTTTATTAAAATCTAAGCGAGAAATGTATCTATTAGCATTGTTTATCTTTATAATTTTCTTACGACTCTTTGTGCCGGGGGATCTCAAAAAGATTAAAAACGCTAATCTGGAAAATTTAGCAAAACAAGAAGAACTAAACCGTAAAAAGACTGAATTTTTTTCTATCGAGAGTCTGCTTAAAGACCAGCAGAGATACGAAGAAGAATACAACCAGATATCAAAAGTTTCAGAATCTTTAGACAAGCAAATAGCCGAATCTAAAAATGCTTTGGTAGCCAAAGAAAAGGTGGCAGAGATTCTAAATGAGCTTACTTCCATTACAAAATCCGGTGATATAGAATTTATTTTGATAACTACGGCCCCTATGGTAAAATATGAAAAATATGACGCGTTGTCAATCAAGATGAAAATAAATGCAAGATATTCTAACCTTATGTCTTATATAAAAAGTTTAGAATCGCTTCCTTTTCTATTAGATATTAAAAGGTTAACTGTCAGTTCACCTAAGGCGAATGGATTTATACTTGCAGAAACCGAACTTGTCATGTATGTTAGTAAATAG
- a CDS encoding GuaB3 family IMP dehydrogenase-related protein produces the protein MGEWIGIGKKARRCYGFDEVALVPGKITINPEEVDTSWRLGSMCFKVPIIAAAMDGVVDVKFSITMGKLGGLAVLNLEGVQTRYNNPDRVLKRIAEASPEEATHLVQSIYREPIKEKLIEKRIKEIKKARVPCAVSSIPQRAKKFGKIAYDSGVDIFVVQSTVATLKHIANQYEILDYADFCRKMRIPVVIGNCVTYETTLELMMAGAAAILVGIGPGAACTTRGVLGIGVPQVTATIDCAAARDFYYKKTKKYIPIITDGGMRTGGDICKAFACGADAVMVGSAFARAKEAPGRGYHWGMATPHLNLPRGTRIYVGTAGNLEEILFGPAKIDDGSQNLVGALATAMGSLGAKNIKEMHRAEIIIAPSIQTEGKLLQRIQRVGMGK, from the coding sequence ATGGGAGAATGGATTGGTATTGGTAAAAAAGCGCGGCGTTGTTACGGCTTTGACGAAGTAGCGTTGGTGCCAGGAAAGATAACTATAAATCCTGAAGAAGTTGACACTTCTTGGCGATTAGGTTCTATGTGCTTTAAAGTTCCCATAATTGCTGCTGCCATGGATGGAGTAGTAGATGTAAAATTTAGTATCACCATGGGTAAATTGGGAGGGTTAGCAGTTCTTAATCTTGAAGGAGTACAGACGCGTTACAATAATCCCGACCGTGTATTAAAAAGAATTGCCGAAGCAAGTCCTGAAGAAGCTACTCATCTGGTACAGAGTATTTATCGTGAACCGATTAAAGAAAAACTGATTGAAAAAAGAATTAAAGAGATAAAAAAAGCAAGAGTCCCCTGTGCGGTATCGAGTATTCCTCAAAGGGCCAAGAAATTTGGGAAAATTGCTTATGATTCAGGAGTAGATATATTTGTAGTTCAGTCTACAGTAGCAACCTTAAAACACATTGCTAATCAATATGAAATTCTTGATTATGCAGACTTCTGTAGAAAAATGAGAATTCCGGTAGTCATAGGAAACTGTGTTACCTATGAGACTACCTTAGAATTAATGATGGCGGGAGCAGCTGCCATCCTTGTAGGAATTGGTCCCGGTGCAGCATGCACTACAAGAGGAGTTTTGGGAATTGGTGTCCCTCAAGTTACCGCCACAATAGACTGCGCAGCGGCGAGAGACTTTTATTATAAGAAAACAAAAAAATATATCCCCATTATCACAGACGGGGGTATGCGTACTGGAGGAGATATTTGTAAAGCATTTGCCTGCGGAGCAGATGCAGTGATGGTTGGTTCTGCTTTTGCTCGGGCGAAAGAAGCTCCCGGGCGAGGTTACCATTGGGGCATGGCGACTCCTCATCTCAATCTTCCGCGAGGAACGAGAATCTATGTAGGTACAGCGGGAAATCTTGAAGAAATTCTCTTTGGCCCGGCTAAGATAGACGACGGTTCACAGAACCTTGTAGGAGCTCTAGCAACTGCTATGGGTTCATTGGGAGCAAAGAATATAAAAGAAATGCATCGGGCAGAAATAATTATTGCACCCTCTATACAAACCGAAGGAAAACTCCTTCAACGCATCCAACGTGTAGGTATGGGAAAATAA
- a CDS encoding DNA polymerase III subunit alpha, translated as MKHANFVHLHTHTQYSLLDGACRILELIDLANQFRMPALAITDHGNIFGAIEFYQACMEKGIKPIIGCEVYVAPNNRFEKTSHGIQDAAHHLTLLVKDEEGYKNLINLVSKGYLEGFYYKPRIDKELLSQYSHGLIGLSGCLKSELSYLLNTEQIKIALETLEEFKQIFGKDNFYIEIQDQNLKEQNRINKMAINCAKELSLPTVATNDVHYLYEKDAAAHEILLCIQTQTNIEDPNHMRFGSNEFYFKTPEEMQRKFSEIPEAITNTIAITEQCNLELDFNQIHLPHFSPPEGKSKFEYLKELCEEELYKKYKNPSEEVLKRLDHELKIIKDSGFVGYFLIVWNFVHYAKSQKIPVGPGRGSAAGSLVSYLLGITDIDPLKYGLLFERFLNPERISMPDMDIDFCYERRQEVIDYVVRKYGKECVAQIVTFGTMMARAVVRDVGRALNMPYGEVDKIAKLIPHDPNINLQQALKIEPQLHYLYKNDSQVHKLIDIALSLEGLTRHISTHAAGVVIAEKPLTEYIPLCKMGDGQIITGYSMDALEKMGLLKIDFLGLRTLTVINETIKIIQRARNISLDINNIPMDDKKTFRVLQKGETSGIFQLESVGMRELLKRIKPEKFEDIIAILALFRPGPLGAGMVEDFIKRKRGEVSVRYDHKKLEPILKETYGTILYQEQVMRIASEIGGFSMAQADVLRRAMSKKNPEVMDRARKSFIEGASRNGINIDTANKIFNQIEFFAGYGFNKSHSAAYALISYRTAYLKANFTPEFMTALLTSEKDNTEKVVQYINECLRLNIKVLPPDINESFANFTLISYDTIRFGLTAIKNVGETAVNEIIKARNNNGPFRSLYDFCERVDLRTVNHKVIESMIKCGVFDRFGLKRAQLMAILDDAIEVANSLQKDRVVKQNTFFDPFSTSVFRRSYKPIPNIKEWPENQLLNFEKELLGFYITGHPLAKFEELIKKYSNVKIAELNTLKDGDEIFLCGMISRFKKTTTRRQNELMAVMMVEDLSGEVEVIVFPEIYRKFEKFIYNNSCILLHGKLSLREDSPRIITTEIFPLEEVKKRFTKAIILKIGQSLLEEDLKELKNLFANHPGKTRIIFEFHNDSTNKSWLDLGKELEVEPNNDLMQSIKNIIGNENIDYVPVFVNNYIKKIV; from the coding sequence ATGAAACATGCCAATTTTGTCCATTTACATACACACACCCAGTATAGTCTCCTAGACGGTGCTTGCCGAATTTTGGAACTGATTGACCTTGCTAACCAATTTCGCATGCCAGCCTTAGCCATAACCGACCATGGAAATATATTTGGAGCCATAGAATTTTATCAAGCGTGTATGGAGAAAGGAATCAAACCGATTATCGGATGCGAAGTCTATGTGGCTCCCAATAACCGTTTTGAAAAAACCTCTCATGGCATTCAAGATGCAGCTCATCATCTTACGCTTCTGGTAAAAGATGAAGAGGGATATAAGAATTTAATAAATCTTGTTTCCAAAGGATATCTTGAAGGTTTTTATTATAAACCTCGTATTGACAAGGAACTGCTTAGCCAATACTCACATGGTTTGATTGGTTTAAGCGGTTGTCTGAAATCAGAACTTTCTTATCTTCTCAACACTGAACAAATTAAGATTGCCCTGGAAACTCTTGAAGAGTTTAAACAGATTTTTGGAAAAGATAATTTTTATATTGAAATACAAGACCAGAATTTGAAAGAACAGAATAGAATAAACAAAATGGCCATAAACTGTGCTAAAGAACTTAGTCTACCTACGGTGGCTACTAACGATGTGCATTATCTTTATGAAAAAGACGCAGCCGCTCACGAAATTCTCCTCTGCATTCAGACACAAACCAATATAGAAGACCCTAACCATATGCGTTTTGGTTCAAATGAATTTTATTTCAAAACGCCGGAAGAAATGCAAAGGAAATTCAGCGAAATACCCGAAGCAATTACCAATACCATAGCCATCACTGAACAGTGCAATCTGGAATTAGACTTCAATCAGATACACTTACCACATTTTTCTCCTCCCGAAGGAAAATCAAAGTTTGAGTATCTAAAGGAATTATGTGAAGAGGAACTGTATAAAAAATATAAAAATCCAAGTGAAGAGGTTCTAAAACGCTTGGACCACGAACTAAAAATAATAAAAGACTCTGGTTTTGTAGGCTATTTTCTAATTGTATGGAATTTTGTCCACTACGCAAAATCACAAAAAATACCTGTAGGACCAGGACGTGGTTCGGCAGCAGGTAGTTTAGTAAGCTATCTGCTCGGTATCACCGATATTGATCCTTTAAAATATGGGTTACTCTTTGAAAGATTTCTCAACCCTGAAAGAATCAGTATGCCCGATATGGATATAGATTTTTGTTATGAAAGAAGACAGGAAGTAATTGACTATGTGGTAAGAAAATACGGTAAAGAATGCGTCGCTCAGATAGTTACTTTTGGAACGATGATGGCACGAGCAGTAGTAAGAGATGTGGGTAGAGCTCTTAATATGCCTTATGGGGAAGTAGACAAAATTGCAAAATTAATTCCCCATGATCCTAATATAAATCTTCAACAGGCTCTCAAAATAGAACCACAGTTACACTACTTGTATAAAAATGACTCTCAAGTTCATAAACTTATTGATATCGCACTTTCTTTAGAGGGTTTAACACGTCATATTTCTACCCATGCTGCTGGAGTAGTAATTGCAGAAAAGCCTCTCACCGAATACATCCCATTATGCAAGATGGGAGACGGCCAGATTATTACTGGATATTCTATGGATGCTCTGGAAAAGATGGGACTTCTCAAAATAGACTTCCTTGGCTTAAGAACCCTTACGGTAATCAATGAAACAATAAAAATAATTCAGCGGGCAAGGAATATATCTTTGGACATTAATAATATCCCAATGGATGATAAAAAAACTTTTAGAGTCCTACAGAAAGGTGAAACTTCTGGCATATTTCAATTAGAGAGTGTGGGAATGAGGGAACTACTAAAAAGGATAAAACCAGAGAAATTTGAAGACATTATTGCCATCTTAGCGCTTTTTCGCCCCGGTCCACTGGGAGCGGGTATGGTAGAAGATTTTATCAAACGAAAAAGGGGAGAGGTTTCTGTAAGATATGATCATAAGAAGTTAGAACCGATTCTGAAAGAAACCTATGGAACAATTCTGTATCAAGAACAGGTTATGCGTATCGCTTCTGAAATAGGAGGATTCAGTATGGCTCAAGCGGACGTGCTTCGTCGCGCTATGAGTAAAAAGAATCCAGAAGTAATGGACCGTGCAAGAAAGTCTTTTATAGAAGGAGCTTCACGAAACGGCATAAATATAGATACAGCAAATAAAATCTTTAACCAAATAGAATTCTTTGCAGGATATGGTTTTAATAAGTCGCACTCTGCGGCCTATGCTTTAATTTCCTATCGGACTGCATATCTGAAGGCAAATTTTACTCCTGAGTTTATGACTGCATTACTCACAAGTGAAAAAGATAATACAGAAAAGGTGGTTCAATATATCAACGAGTGTTTAAGATTAAATATAAAAGTCTTGCCTCCGGACATAAATGAAAGTTTCGCTAATTTTACCTTGATTTCTTACGATACTATTCGTTTTGGACTTACAGCAATAAAAAATGTTGGTGAGACAGCAGTAAACGAAATAATAAAGGCAAGGAATAATAATGGACCTTTTAGGAGTCTTTACGACTTTTGTGAAAGAGTTGATTTAAGAACCGTTAACCACAAAGTAATCGAAAGCATGATAAAATGTGGAGTGTTTGATAGGTTTGGTCTAAAAAGAGCCCAACTTATGGCTATATTAGATGATGCTATTGAAGTAGCAAATAGTCTACAAAAAGATAGAGTAGTAAAACAAAACACCTTTTTTGATCCCTTTAGTACTTCTGTATTTCGCAGGAGCTACAAACCTATACCAAACATCAAGGAATGGCCGGAAAATCAACTCTTAAATTTTGAAAAAGAATTATTAGGATTCTATATTACTGGACATCCTTTGGCAAAGTTTGAAGAATTGATAAAAAAATACTCCAATGTAAAAATTGCAGAATTAAATACCCTTAAAGATGGCGATGAGATATTTCTATGTGGAATGATATCCAGATTTAAAAAAACTACCACCCGAAGACAAAACGAACTTATGGCGGTTATGATGGTAGAAGACCTTTCGGGAGAGGTCGAGGTAATTGTTTTTCCAGAAATATATAGAAAATTCGAAAAGTTTATTTACAATAATAGTTGCATATTACTACACGGTAAACTTTCTTTACGTGAAGATTCTCCCCGTATCATTACAACCGAGATATTCCCTTTAGAAGAAGTCAAGAAAAGATTCACAAAAGCAATAATTTTAAAGATTGGACAGAGTTTACTTGAAGAAGATTTGAAGGAATTGAAAAATTTATTCGCTAACCATCCAGGAAAAACTCGAATAATATTTGAGTTTCATAATGACTCTACGAATAAGTCTTGGCTAGATTTAGGCAAAGAATTGGAAGTGGAGCCCAATAACGACCTTATGCAAAGTATAAAAAATATTATCGGAAATGAAAATATAGATTATGTTCCTGTTTTTGTTAATAATTATATTAAGAAAATAGTTTGA
- a CDS encoding rod shape-determining protein → MGLFSNDMGIDLGTATTLVYVKGKGIVLCEPSVVAIERGTNNVLAVGEEAKRMLGRTPGNIIALRPMKDGVIADFEIAERMLRYFINKVHERRVLVRPRIVIAIPSGITEVEKRAVKDSALHAGARQVYLVEEPMAAAIGVGLPIQEPAGNMIIDIGGGTTEIAVISLAGIVLSRSIRVGGDEMDEAIIEYLKKTYNLMIGERTAEEIKIKIGSAYPLEEEMNMEVKGRDLVAGLPKTITINSEEIREAMQEPIRAIVELTRFALEKTPPELSADLIERGIVLAGGGSLLRGIDKLISEETGLPVHVADEPLTAVALGTGKVLNELKYLKRVTVSTKLES, encoded by the coding sequence ATGGGGCTTTTTTCAAATGATATGGGAATTGATTTAGGCACAGCAACTACTTTGGTCTACGTGAAGGGAAAGGGGATAGTACTCTGTGAACCATCGGTAGTAGCCATTGAACGCGGAACAAATAACGTCTTAGCGGTTGGAGAAGAAGCTAAAAGAATGTTAGGAAGAACCCCTGGTAATATCATCGCTCTTAGACCCATGAAAGACGGTGTCATTGCGGATTTTGAGATAGCTGAAAGAATGTTGCGTTATTTTATCAATAAAGTCCATGAACGAAGAGTTCTTGTAAGGCCACGCATTGTAATCGCCATACCCTCAGGAATTACCGAGGTAGAAAAACGTGCGGTTAAAGATTCTGCGCTTCATGCCGGTGCAAGACAGGTTTATCTCGTTGAGGAACCCATGGCTGCTGCTATTGGAGTGGGTTTGCCTATTCAAGAACCTGCTGGGAATATGATCATAGATATCGGTGGAGGAACCACGGAAATAGCGGTAATTTCTCTCGCAGGAATTGTCCTCTCGAGAAGTATTAGGGTAGGTGGAGATGAAATGGATGAGGCAATTATTGAGTATTTAAAAAAGACTTATAATCTGATGATTGGTGAACGCACTGCAGAAGAAATTAAAATTAAGATTGGTTCTGCCTATCCTTTGGAAGAAGAAATGAATATGGAAGTAAAAGGAAGAGACCTCGTAGCAGGATTACCCAAAACAATCACCATTAACTCTGAAGAAATTAGAGAAGCAATGCAAGAACCTATTAGAGCCATCGTAGAACTAACTCGTTTTGCTTTAGAAAAAACCCCACCAGAATTGTCTGCCGACCTTATAGAAAGAGGAATTGTGCTGGCAGGAGGAGGTTCACTTTTACGTGGTATAGACAAATTAATATCAGAAGAAACGGGGCTTCCTGTCCATGTAGCAGATGAACCATTGACCGCAGTGGCTTTAGGAACAGGTAAGGTCCTCAATGAATTGAAGTATCTAAAAAGAGTAACAGTTTCCACAAAACTTGAATCATAG
- the mreC gene encoding rod shape-determining protein MreC: MHHYDYKQIISENKKLTEENIKLRLENWQLNHLRLENQQLRSLLEFKKNALYSAITGEVIGFDYSENRKIIFVDLGFKEGVYKEMVCLNSAGLIGKVIEVGESISKIMCINDPNSRVPAMTEDTQEIGLVYGTMEGDKLQMKFISSESKTKIGAVVVTSGLGNIYPKGIVIGEIKDIINYGFYKTAIIKPKVNFLKPRTVILLKQK; this comes from the coding sequence ATGCATCATTATGATTATAAACAGATAATTAGTGAGAATAAGAAGCTAACGGAAGAAAACATAAAATTGAGATTAGAAAATTGGCAACTTAATCATCTCCGTTTAGAAAACCAACAACTACGCAGCCTTCTGGAGTTTAAAAAAAATGCGCTTTATTCCGCCATCACGGGGGAAGTGATTGGTTTCGATTATTCAGAGAATAGGAAGATAATTTTTGTCGATCTTGGTTTTAAAGAAGGAGTATATAAAGAGATGGTCTGCTTGAATTCCGCTGGTCTTATCGGAAAGGTAATAGAGGTAGGAGAGAGTATATCCAAAATAATGTGTATAAACGACCCCAATTCACGAGTACCTGCAATGACGGAAGATACACAAGAAATTGGTTTAGTATATGGAACCATGGAAGGAGATAAGTTACAAATGAAATTTATCTCTTCAGAGAGTAAAACAAAAATAGGGGCAGTTGTAGTTACCTCAGGATTAGGGAATATCTATCCCAAAGGTATTGTTATTGGAGAAATCAAAGATATTATAAATTATGGTTTTTATAAAACTGCAATAATTAAACCCAAGGTAAATTTTTTAAAACCCAGAACCGTAATTCTGCTAAAGCAAAAATGA
- the mreD gene encoding rod shape-determining protein MreD — protein MKKLIFIVLITFFSIFIDYTLIPIIPPPLNNLRFAILSFVPIIITNSKIILYYAVIAGLFKDILSSYPFGIYTLSFIITAYIIAILSRWIVKDNMYTKFLYTTVALILVSLIPNIWDYSFNPYASGNIIAKETIAKKIIINNIFVTFWYGLLMKILK, from the coding sequence ATGAAAAAATTAATTTTCATCGTTTTAATCACATTCTTTTCCATCTTCATAGACTACACTCTTATTCCCATAATTCCTCCGCCTTTAAATAATTTGAGATTTGCAATATTAAGTTTTGTTCCTATCATCATAACTAACTCTAAAATAATTCTTTATTATGCTGTTATTGCCGGATTATTCAAAGATATTTTGAGCTCTTATCCCTTTGGAATTTATACACTGTCTTTTATCATTACTGCTTATATAATCGCTATTTTATCAAGATGGATAGTAAAGGATAATATGTATACAAAATTTTTATATACAACAGTTGCTTTAATACTCGTATCCTTAATACCGAATATATGGGATTATAGTTTTAATCCCTACGCTTCTGGGAACATTATTGCGAAAGAAACCATTGCCAAAAAAATAATTATAAATAATATCTTTGTTACCTTCTGGTATGGTTTACTCATGAAGATATTAAAATGA
- the mrdA gene encoding penicillin-binding protein 2, which produces MNIYRLEKLFLICFLFLIIILWYYQIIKGEYFFSLSEKGRIRIIPFLSERGKILDRNAKELATYIPILNIVAIPHILKDKKMVFEELSNILGIPTEELNNKYERNLYFPFMPVVLVKNISLDKVFIIEEKKPELMGIDIEVYPLRFYPFGPVASHLLGYLGEISSEELSELKPYGYRIKNLVGKMGIEKTLDVYLRGENGGLQVEVDNFGNIVRTIGEKKALRGKDIHLTIEADWQKKAHSLLKGLNGAIIIMDVNNGEILTMESSPTFDPNIFLAEEEQKIQSVLTSHRAIFLNRATKVNIPPGSIFKLIVAIAGLTSGKITAYTQYKCEGKFYLGSGEFRCWLENGHGYETVVEAIKHSCNIFFYKLGLELGIERIKNFADLFELGKKTGIEIEEKNGFIPTPKWKQTKFKERWFEGDTANISIGQGYILVTPLQILRLVAAIANGGFLIKPHLVKSIEGIPIQDTTKEYTGINPRILKIIREGMFKVVNEPNGTGSRANVEKLEIAAKTATVQTTRGNSHALITGFLPYSNPKLCFIIFLEHGGSGGVEAAELCHNLFSALKNGIVEYQ; this is translated from the coding sequence ATGAATATATATCGTTTAGAAAAATTATTCTTAATATGTTTCTTGTTTCTTATTATTATCCTTTGGTATTATCAAATAATAAAGGGAGAATATTTCTTTTCCCTTAGCGAAAAAGGACGTATAAGAATTATACCTTTTCTCTCAGAAAGAGGAAAAATTTTAGATAGAAACGCCAAAGAACTTGCTACATATATACCCATATTAAACATTGTAGCTATTCCCCATATCTTAAAAGATAAAAAAATGGTTTTTGAAGAATTAAGCAACATACTGGGAATACCAACTGAGGAGTTGAATAATAAATATGAAAGAAATTTGTATTTTCCTTTTATGCCGGTTGTTCTTGTTAAAAACATCTCTTTAGATAAAGTATTTATTATAGAAGAGAAAAAACCAGAACTGATGGGTATAGATATAGAAGTGTATCCACTACGGTTTTATCCTTTTGGCCCAGTAGCATCTCATCTCCTCGGTTATCTGGGCGAAATCAGTTCAGAAGAACTTTCTGAATTAAAACCCTATGGATATAGGATAAAAAACCTTGTCGGGAAAATGGGAATAGAAAAAACCCTAGATGTATATTTACGAGGAGAGAATGGTGGTTTGCAAGTTGAAGTAGACAATTTTGGAAACATAGTTCGGACCATTGGAGAGAAGAAAGCTTTACGCGGTAAAGATATTCACTTAACCATTGAAGCGGACTGGCAGAAAAAAGCCCATTCTTTATTAAAAGGACTTAATGGAGCTATTATTATTATGGATGTTAACAATGGAGAAATTCTAACCATGGAAAGTTCACCTACATTCGACCCAAATATATTCCTTGCTGAAGAAGAACAGAAAATACAGTCGGTCCTAACTTCTCATAGGGCAATTTTTTTAAATAGAGCTACCAAGGTAAACATACCACCCGGTTCTATATTTAAATTAATTGTTGCTATTGCAGGTCTAACCAGCGGTAAAATAACTGCCTATACACAATATAAATGTGAAGGGAAATTTTATTTGGGTTCGGGTGAGTTCCGCTGTTGGTTAGAAAATGGCCATGGCTATGAAACAGTAGTTGAGGCAATTAAACACTCATGTAATATATTCTTCTACAAACTGGGGTTAGAATTAGGCATAGAAAGAATAAAAAATTTTGCTGATTTATTTGAATTAGGAAAAAAAACGGGCATAGAAATAGAAGAAAAAAACGGATTCATTCCCACTCCTAAATGGAAACAAACGAAATTTAAAGAAAGATGGTTCGAGGGAGATACCGCAAATATTTCTATTGGACAGGGATACATTTTAGTAACTCCACTACAAATATTACGCTTGGTAGCTGCCATCGCTAATGGAGGATTTCTTATCAAACCACATCTTGTAAAAAGTATAGAAGGAATCCCCATACAGGATACAACAAAAGAATATACCGGTATTAACCCGAGGATTTTGAAAATAATTCGGGAAGGAATGTTTAAAGTAGTAAATGAACCGAATGGAACTGGGAGTCGAGCAAATGTAGAAAAATTGGAAATTGCCGCCAAAACTGCCACAGTACAAACAACCAGGGGCAACTCCCACGCACTTATTACTGGTTTTTTACCTTATTCAAATCCAAAATTATGCTTCATTATTTTTCTCGAACATGGCGGCAGTGGAGGAGTAGAAGCTGCCGAGTTATGCCACAATCTATTTTCTGCACTGAAAAATGGAATTGTTGAATATCAATGA